The following coding sequences are from one Humulus lupulus chromosome X, drHumLupu1.1, whole genome shotgun sequence window:
- the LOC133804458 gene encoding uncharacterized protein At4g08330, chloroplastic-like — MERLTFNKDGFQNGAHRPSLSSSSSQRDVSYSCGSCGYGLNLSSSNRNISTVGSKYGKSIKRGIISFFSIDDSRFSQIDEIQCVPHFSKNSWGLFRRRIKLHCRKCNNYIGVAYDDYTSSQPGASEHTDSSSGHGHEVSKRRKYDIRIRALQPISSEESAL; from the exons ATGGAACGTTTGACCTTTAACAAAGATGGGTTTCAAAATGGAGCTCATCGCCCTTCATTGTCGTCTTCTTCTTCTCAGAGAGATGTTAGCTACAG CTGCGGCTCTTGTGGTTATGGCCTAAACCTAAGCTCCTCCAACCGAAACATCTCAACAGTTGGTTCAAAATATGGGAAATCTATAAAGCGGGGGATCATATCGTTCTTCTCCATTGACGATAGCAGATTTTCTCAGATTGACGAGATTCAATGTGTTCCTCATTTCTCCAAGAATTCATGGGGTTTGTTCCGTCGAAGAATCAAGCTTCATTGTCGCAAATGCAATAACTATATTGGAGTTGCATACGATGATTATACATCTTCTCAACCTGGTGCTTCAGAGCATACTGATTCATCTTCAGGCCATGGCCATGAAGTTTCAAAACGAAGAAAGTATGATATCCGAATCCGTGCTTTACAGCCTATATCCTCTGAAGAGTCTGCTTTGTAG